The region ACATGTGCTCGCTCCGCAGATCGTATTTTAATTATCGATTAAATTTAAGAGAGTACGAATAATGGCAAGATCAGTTTTAGAAATTAATAGACCTCCGAAAAAATCTAATGTTAAAAAGTTTGCTGCTTATCCTATTTTAGTAATTACCTTAGCAGCAGGATTTCTCTTTTATAAATATATTTTACAGGTTTTCCCAAGTATTATTACGGCTGATTTAATGCAGCAATTTAATCTAAGTGGGGCTGGTTTAGGTGGCTTGGCAGCCACTTTTTATTATACCTATATGATTATGCAACTCTTTGTTGGTATTTTGCTTGATAAATACAGTACACGCTGGTTTACCACTTTAGCTGTTTTTAGCGCTGCGGTAGGTGTTTTAATATTTTCCCAATCACAAACAATATTAATAGCTAGCTTGGCGCGGGGACTTATGGGTATAGGTGTAGCGTTTGCTACAGTTGCTTATATGAAATTAGCTGCTACTTGGTTTGAACCTAGGCACTATGCTTTTATCAGTGGTTTATTGGCTACAGCCGCAATGGCTGGCGCTGTTTTTGGACAAGCGCCGTTAGCTTGGCTAATTGCTAACTTCGGTTGGCGACATTGCCTACTTTTAGTAGGCATAGTAGGCCTTTTTTTAGCATGTTTGTTTTCTTTTACTGTCCGTGATAAGCAAATTCATTCTATTGTGCGAAATAACATTACATTTAAAGATATTAAACAAACGCTAAGAAATAAGCAGAATTGGTTACTAACTCTCTATAGTGGATTAGCATTTTCACCTATTGCAGTTTTTGGTGGTCTTTGGGGAAATCCATTTTTAGAACAAGCCTATCATTTAAGTAAAACACAAGCTGCTTCTATGATATCTTGTGTATTTATTGGGCTAGGTTTAGGTAGTCCTCTTTTAGGTTTACTATCAGATAAATTAGATAATCGACGTGAGATTATGTTTTTTAGCACACTGTTGTCTTGTATCGCAATAACAATTGTTCTATTTAGCTCTTCTCTTTCATATGGTATTTTAACATTTTTATTATTTTTATTTGGTTTTGGCTTGGGCGCTTTTATGCTTGTTTTTGCCATTGCAAAAGAAGCGAATCCGCTAGCATTAACAGCAACTATCGCTGCTATGCTTAATACAAGTGACGCTATCTTAGATGCTATAACAGAACCTTTTATTGGTAAATTATTAGATTTAACTTGGGATGGAAAAATAGTTAATGGACTACATGTATTCTCATTAAGTAGTTACCGTATAGCTTTAACTATTTTACCTATTTATTTAATAGTTGGAGCAATATTATTAATTTGGTTAAAAGAGCAACCAAAGTCATAGAGATATTGTTCAAAAACTTAAGGAGCAAACCCGGTGCCAAAACAACATTCTCCCAGATTTTTAGCCTTAGTTTCAGAAGCTAAGAGAGAAATTAAAGAAATTAATGCGCCTACACTTAAAGAAAAAATTGATAAGCAACTACCTATGTATCTTATTGACATACGTGAAGATCACGAATGGCCAATAGGACATATTCCAAGTGCTGTTCATCTGAGTAAAGGTATTATTGAAAGAGATATAGAAAAACTTGTACCCAATGCTGATACACCCATTGTAGTTTACTGTAGTGGAGGCTTTCGTTGCGCTTTAGTTGCTAAAACTTTACAAGAGATGGGTTATGCAGAGGTTTATTCTCTCGCTCAAGGTTTGCAGGGCTGGCTCGATGAAGGGTATGGTCTCGAGAAATAATATTGTTGTTTGGAGTTAAAGGAATTATCTATTTACTTGTCATTCCCGCGCAGGCGGGAATCCATGTGGAAATTAACTTCAGTGCTAATTGAAGATAGATCCTCGCTTACACAAGGATAACAAAGAATTTGTAATGGATAATATTAAAAATGGTCAATTTCGGCAGTGAACTATACCGCGCTTTTATCGTGCTACAACTGAAGCAGTCATTCTAGATACACAACTTCTCTTACCCTCTTCACTATACATATCTATTTGCCATACATGAGTTGTGCGACCTATATGTATAGGGCGGGTAATTCCTTTTACTATCCCTTTACTGACCGGGCGTATATGATTAGCGTTAATTTCTAAACCAACACAATAAAATTTATTTAAATCGACTACAGAATTTGCAGCAACGCTTGCTAGTGTTTCTGCTAAAACTACATTAGCCCCACCATGAATAATACCTAATGGCTGTTTAGTTCGTTCATTCGCAGGCATAGTTGCTACTAAGAAATCATCACCAATTTCAATGAATTTAATACCTAAAAAATCAGCAAGTGTATTTTGATTACGTTGGTT is a window of Legionella busanensis DNA encoding:
- a CDS encoding MFS transporter, whose product is MARSVLEINRPPKKSNVKKFAAYPILVITLAAGFLFYKYILQVFPSIITADLMQQFNLSGAGLGGLAATFYYTYMIMQLFVGILLDKYSTRWFTTLAVFSAAVGVLIFSQSQTILIASLARGLMGIGVAFATVAYMKLAATWFEPRHYAFISGLLATAAMAGAVFGQAPLAWLIANFGWRHCLLLVGIVGLFLACLFSFTVRDKQIHSIVRNNITFKDIKQTLRNKQNWLLTLYSGLAFSPIAVFGGLWGNPFLEQAYHLSKTQAASMISCVFIGLGLGSPLLGLLSDKLDNRREIMFFSTLLSCIAITIVLFSSSLSYGILTFLLFLFGFGLGAFMLVFAIAKEANPLALTATIAAMLNTSDAILDAITEPFIGKLLDLTWDGKIVNGLHVFSLSSYRIALTILPIYLIVGAILLIWLKEQPKS
- a CDS encoding rhodanese-like domain-containing protein, with amino-acid sequence MPKQHSPRFLALVSEAKREIKEINAPTLKEKIDKQLPMYLIDIREDHEWPIGHIPSAVHLSKGIIERDIEKLVPNADTPIVVYCSGGFRCALVAKTLQEMGYAEVYSLAQGLQGWLDEGYGLEK
- a CDS encoding hotdog fold thioesterase, whose protein sequence is MAIWFNPISIEYVNQRNQNTLADFLGIKFIEIGDDFLVATMPANERTKQPLGIIHGGANVVLAETLASVAANSVVDLNKFYCVGLEINANHIRPVSKGIVKGITRPIHIGRTTHVWQIDMYSEEGKRSCVSRMTASVVAR